In one window of Pseudodesulfovibrio sediminis DNA:
- a CDS encoding response regulator has translation MSQTTILVVDDEKHIRMLYREELEADGYIVATSDGEEDILEVVKRETPTIVILDIKLGVNRSGLDLLQEIRAKDEHIPVILSTAYDSFQHDMKSIAADYYVVKSVDLTELKDKVRMALNKAGT, from the coding sequence ATGAGTCAGACCACTATTCTCGTCGTTGACGATGAAAAACACATTCGTATGCTCTATAGGGAAGAACTTGAAGCTGATGGGTATATTGTAGCCACTTCTGACGGCGAAGAAGATATTCTTGAAGTTGTCAAACGTGAAACACCCACAATAGTCATTCTGGACATCAAACTGGGAGTGAACCGTTCAGGACTGGATCTGCTTCAGGAAATTCGAGCCAAGGATGAGCATATTCCGGTCATTCTCTCCACCGCATACGACTCTTTTCAGCACGATATGAAATCCATCGCCGCAGACTACTATGTCGTCAAATCCGTTGACTTGACGGAACTCAAGGACAAGGTCCGCATGGCGTTGAACAAAGCCGGCACTTAG